One stretch of candidate division KSB1 bacterium DNA includes these proteins:
- a CDS encoding glycoside hydrolase family 97 protein, with the protein MKKTLILCLILPFCTFALTLESPQKAVQVTVRLGDRLSYTLSMHGKPLIVDAPVALTFRGMSSFGERPRLRSVKRRTIDEIIVPTVPEKFSRIRHFGNEMTLSFIGGYRVVFRAYDNGFAYRWITDLQKPVIVEGELVDLPIADAEATAYIPLLSPREGVDLFHTSYEENYTILPLRSLTTDQIGYLPLLIKFTDGRSMVITEADLDDYPGLYLCGRSMGSGLSGVFPAYPLEERIAGDEFKQKVVVRRADYLAETTGARAFPWRVMLLAGREADLLENTLVYCLAPACRLPETDWIRPGKCTDDWTIDTNLYGVPFRAGLNTETYKFYIDFAARFRIPYVMLDAGWSNNDDLFQINPKVDFEGVLRYAKEKGVGLFLWTLALTLDRQLEEILPRFQRWGIKGIMVDFMDRDDQQMVRFYRRIAEATARHQLMVLFHGAYKPTGLRREFPNVITREAVLGHEYNKWSDRVTPEHIACLPFIRMTAGPLDFEGGSMLNVHPHEFHPFFSRPMSQGTRIHELALYVIFESPLQYQAGNPSDYLREPDFTQFLVDIPTIWDETKAIDGAVGEYVLLARRRGTEWHLAAISDRNPRRFEVPLSFLDNGLWQAEIWADGINADRYASDYRQEQRIVTSNETLRIDLAPSGGFVARFRRSGRQ; encoded by the coding sequence ATGAAAAAGACACTCATTCTTTGCCTCATTCTGCCCTTCTGTACTTTTGCTCTGACGCTGGAATCGCCGCAAAAGGCGGTACAAGTGACGGTTCGCCTCGGCGATCGCCTCTCCTACACGCTCTCCATGCACGGTAAGCCGCTGATCGTCGATGCACCCGTGGCGCTTACCTTTCGCGGCATGTCAAGTTTCGGCGAGCGGCCGCGGCTGCGCAGCGTCAAACGCCGCACTATTGATGAGATCATCGTTCCGACCGTACCTGAAAAATTTTCCCGAATCCGTCATTTCGGCAACGAAATGACCTTGTCTTTCATCGGCGGCTATCGGGTCGTTTTTCGCGCCTATGACAACGGCTTTGCCTATCGCTGGATAACGGACCTGCAAAAGCCGGTCATTGTCGAAGGCGAGTTGGTCGATCTGCCGATCGCCGATGCCGAGGCGACCGCCTACATTCCTCTCCTCTCGCCGCGGGAAGGCGTCGATCTCTTTCACACCAGCTATGAAGAAAACTATACGATTCTGCCCCTTCGCTCGCTTACCACTGATCAGATCGGTTATTTGCCCCTATTGATCAAGTTTACCGACGGCCGAAGCATGGTGATTACCGAGGCCGATTTGGACGATTATCCCGGTCTCTATCTTTGCGGCCGCAGCATGGGATCGGGATTGTCCGGAGTCTTTCCGGCCTATCCCCTTGAGGAAAGAATCGCAGGCGACGAATTCAAGCAAAAAGTGGTCGTGCGCCGCGCCGACTATTTGGCCGAGACAACCGGCGCACGTGCCTTTCCGTGGCGGGTGATGTTGCTTGCCGGACGGGAGGCAGATCTGCTGGAGAACACGCTCGTCTATTGCCTCGCACCGGCATGCAGACTGCCGGAAACCGACTGGATTCGCCCCGGCAAATGCACGGACGATTGGACCATTGACACCAATTTGTACGGCGTACCGTTTCGGGCCGGTTTGAATACCGAGACATATAAATTCTATATAGATTTTGCCGCTCGATTCCGCATTCCCTACGTCATGTTGGATGCTGGCTGGTCGAACAATGACGATCTATTTCAGATCAATCCGAAGGTGGATTTTGAAGGGGTCCTTCGCTATGCAAAAGAAAAGGGAGTTGGTTTATTTTTGTGGACCCTTGCGCTGACCCTTGATCGGCAGCTCGAAGAGATTTTACCTCGCTTTCAGCGATGGGGCATCAAAGGCATTATGGTCGATTTCATGGACCGCGACGATCAGCAGATGGTACGCTTTTACCGCCGCATCGCCGAAGCGACGGCAAGACATCAGCTGATGGTGCTTTTTCACGGCGCCTACAAGCCGACCGGTTTGCGGCGTGAATTCCCCAACGTCATCACCCGCGAGGCAGTGCTGGGACACGAGTACAACAAATGGAGCGACCGCGTCACGCCAGAGCACATCGCCTGCCTGCCGTTCATCCGTATGACCGCCGGTCCCTTGGATTTCGAGGGCGGCTCCATGCTCAACGTCCATCCGCACGAGTTCCATCCTTTTTTCAGCCGACCGATGAGCCAAGGGACGCGCATCCACGAATTGGCATTGTACGTCATTTTCGAGAGCCCTCTGCAATACCAGGCCGGCAATCCCTCCGATTATTTGCGGGAACCGGACTTTACGCAGTTTTTGGTCGATATTCCGACTATTTGGGATGAAACCAAGGCGATCGACGGTGCGGTCGGGGAATATGTGCTGTTGGCGCGACGAAGGGGAACCGAATGGCACTTGGCGGCGATCAGCGACCGAAATCCGCGCAGGTTCGAAGTGCCGCTGAGTTTTTTGGATAACGGCTTATGGCAAGCGGAAATTTGGGCCGACGGCATCAACGCCGACCGCTACGCCTCGGATTACCGGCAGGAACAGCGCATCGTCACCTCAAACGAGACTCTAAGGATAGATTTGGCGCCTTCCGGCGGTTTCGTGGCCCGCTTTCGGCGCTCCGGTCGGCAATAG
- a CDS encoding carbohydrate binding family 9 domain-containing protein — MLRISGTVFLINAALMLTAAQSETFFPFRTTVPPVIDGRIEEELWRQSVITPNFLIIEPTFGDTLRQKTVICLAYDDQNLYFAFRCLDEEPAKIKTSIVQRDRMFADDWVGVFLDALGNRQSAYLLVVNPDGIQGDQLHNGDNGDTAPDWVWYSAGNVTDEGYTVEMAVPLRSIRYTDGDHSLMNVIFVRYLSRFGQTAVYPGLQPGQSPLAAGIELVYEGLHSPPQVELLPSFTYSSRAERATCKSIAAAEAHKDFGLSAKYSLTSSITLEATFNPDFSQVESDAYQVEVNQRYPIFYEEKRPFFMEAGGLFNIAATGEDNNMTSAVHTRRIVDPNWGGRLTGSRGRSSFGLLVAEDASAKHIEQNEDKAVIGAKNAYFTVARWKYGLGGDNYIGALYSGREWGNRYNRVTGMDMIYRCRDRHNFSGSLLASESLSERKESGNAVLINYLYGTKKLGLWSALERYDPHFHMETAFYQRTGFERFSLYVGPNFYPDAAKYPVLKRVNPFIFAYLLHDLKTQRDDRLVVFSLRSFWTRQGMLRLDYRYMDEFWQSKTFHRRSGRIMGRVQAVNWLSLFANAGFGKSVYYDKVDPYLGNFSSAYLQVTWQPSAKLTQSADFYHETFRKTAAGPIVYDVDIFNIRTTYQFNKYFFLRAILRWQDYDKKLLTDFLASFTFIPGTVLHAGYGSLYEQKKLIDEEWVESNGHLREFTRSFFLKASYLWRI, encoded by the coding sequence ATTGAGCCGACTTTCGGCGATACTCTTCGACAAAAAACAGTCATTTGCCTTGCCTACGATGACCAAAACCTTTACTTCGCTTTCCGTTGCCTTGACGAAGAACCGGCAAAGATCAAAACCTCAATTGTCCAACGTGACCGTATGTTTGCCGATGATTGGGTCGGCGTTTTTTTGGACGCTCTGGGGAATCGGCAAAGTGCCTACCTGTTGGTCGTCAATCCCGACGGCATTCAAGGCGATCAGCTGCATAACGGCGACAACGGCGACACGGCGCCGGATTGGGTTTGGTATAGTGCAGGGAATGTCACCGATGAAGGTTACACGGTCGAAATGGCGGTACCGTTGCGAAGCATTCGCTATACGGACGGCGACCATAGTTTAATGAACGTCATCTTTGTGCGTTACCTCAGTCGGTTCGGGCAGACTGCCGTTTATCCCGGCCTGCAACCGGGTCAGTCACCGTTGGCGGCCGGCATCGAGTTGGTCTATGAAGGCCTGCACTCTCCGCCGCAGGTCGAACTATTGCCGAGCTTTACTTACAGTTCAAGGGCGGAACGCGCGACCTGTAAGTCTATTGCCGCTGCCGAAGCGCATAAAGATTTTGGGTTAAGCGCTAAATACAGTTTGACTTCTTCGATCACGCTTGAGGCGACTTTCAATCCCGATTTTAGCCAGGTAGAAAGCGATGCCTACCAGGTCGAAGTAAACCAGCGCTACCCGATATTTTATGAGGAGAAGCGTCCTTTTTTCATGGAAGCAGGCGGTCTTTTTAATATTGCCGCTACCGGTGAGGACAACAACATGACGTCTGCCGTGCACACGCGGCGCATCGTCGATCCGAATTGGGGAGGTCGTCTGACCGGTTCGCGCGGTCGCTCTTCTTTCGGCCTGCTCGTTGCGGAAGACGCTTCTGCCAAACACATCGAGCAGAATGAAGACAAAGCCGTTATCGGCGCAAAAAACGCCTACTTTACGGTCGCCCGTTGGAAATACGGATTGGGAGGAGACAACTATATCGGTGCACTTTATTCGGGTCGCGAATGGGGAAACCGTTACAATCGCGTCACGGGAATGGATATGATCTATCGCTGCCGAGACCGACATAACTTTTCAGGTTCTCTGCTCGCCTCCGAGTCATTAAGCGAGCGGAAGGAAAGCGGCAATGCTGTTCTGATCAATTATCTGTACGGCACCAAAAAGTTGGGTTTATGGAGCGCATTGGAACGATATGATCCCCACTTTCATATGGAGACTGCTTTCTATCAGAGGACCGGATTCGAGCGATTTTCACTCTATGTGGGGCCGAATTTTTATCCCGATGCCGCAAAATATCCTGTTTTAAAACGAGTCAATCCGTTCATTTTTGCCTATCTGCTGCATGACCTAAAAACGCAGAGGGATGACCGACTTGTAGTTTTCTCTCTCCGCAGCTTTTGGACCAGACAGGGCATGCTGCGATTGGATTACCGGTATATGGATGAGTTTTGGCAGAGCAAAACCTTTCACCGTCGCAGCGGACGTATTATGGGTAGAGTCCAAGCCGTCAATTGGCTCAGCCTATTCGCCAACGCCGGATTCGGCAAATCCGTCTATTATGATAAAGTTGATCCCTATCTCGGCAATTTTTCCTCAGCTTACTTACAAGTGACCTGGCAGCCCAGTGCCAAATTGACGCAAAGTGCCGATTTTTATCATGAAACCTTTCGCAAGACTGCCGCAGGACCGATTGTGTATGATGTGGACATTTTTAACATTCGCACCACCTATCAATTCAACAAATACTTTTTCCTACGTGCTATACTCCGTTGGCAGGATTACGATAAAAAGCTGTTGACCGACTTTTTAGCTTCCTTTACTTTCATTCCTGGAACCGTGTTGCATGCAGGATATGGTTCGCTTTACGAGCAAAAGAAGTTGATCGACGAAGAATGGGTTGAAAGCAACGGCCATTTGCGCGAATTCACACGCAGCTTTTTTCTCAAGGCATCCTACCTATGGCGCATATAG